The nucleotide window TATCCTACTGCTTCACCGGCTGATTTACGAGCATCATTTGCACCTTGAAAAATTCCTGTTTTCTGATCAAAATTAATGGATTCTGCTGCTCCCCAAGTTCTAAAAACTCTAATATTATACCCTTTTTTTTCTAATTTTTCCACCTCATCAGAAGAAAATCGATTAGGTTCACTCAACACAAAATTAGGTAATCCTTGATAATGAAAACGAGGAGAATTAACCGCTTGATTGACATCCATTTGATAATCAATCATATTAGTAATCACTTGTAAAACCGTTGTCGGAATCGTTGAACCTCCCGGACTGCCTGTTACTAAAAAAAGTTTGTCATTTTGGGTGACAATAGTCGGAGACATAGAACTTAAGGGACGTTTTCCGGGTTCAATAATATTCGCTTTTCCTTGCACTAAACCAAATTGATTAGGAACACCCGGCTTACTGGTAAAATCATCCATTTCATTATTCAGAAGAAATCCCGTATTTTCTGCCATGACTCCCGCTCCAAAATAGGAGTTAATCGTATAAGTTACAGCCACAGCATTCCCGTATTTATCAGTGACAGAATAATGAGTTGTATTTGTGCCTTCCTTTAAAATATTTTGATACAGTTTTTCCGGGGAAACCGCTTTATCTGGGGGAATTTGCCGGCGAATTTCGTCCGCGTAACTCCGAGAAAGTAATCTTTCTACAGGAATATTAACAAACCTAGGATCACCCAAATAAGTATTGCGATCGGCATAAGCAAATAACATTGCTGATAACATCCAATGCAAACTTTTAGCCGAATCCCATCCTAATTCTCTCAGATTATATCCCTCTAAAATATTTAACATTAAACAGACCGTAGTTCCTCCTCCCGGTGGGGGAGCAGTGATCACGTTATAACCCCGATATTGACAATAAATAGGTTGCTGTTCTTCTACTGTATAATTAGCAAAATCTTCTAGGGTGAGAATGCCTCCGTTTTCCTGACTCCCTTTGACAATAGCAGCAGCGATCGCCCCTTGATAAAAGGCTTTTTCTCCTTCATTAGCAATTAATTTAAGGGTTTTTGCCAAGCCTTTTTGAATTAAACGATCGCCAACTTGATAAGGTTTTTTGCCCTCTTTAAGAAAAATAGCCGCTACATTAGACTGAGTTAATTTTTTCTGTCCATCTTCTAAAATTTTGATATCCCCTTGTTTTAAAATAAACCCTTCTTCTGCTAATTTTATAGCCGGTTCTATCACTTTTTTTCGGGATAAAGTCCCATATTTAGATAACGCATAATCCAATCCTTTAACCGTACCCGGAACCCCAACCGCTAAATAACCATTTCTACTTAAATCACTAATAGCTTCTCCTTGCTCATTTAAATACAGGGTTGCAGTAGCAGCAAGTGGCGCTTTTTCTCGAAAATTAATAAAGGTTTCTTTCCCATCAGCTAAACGAATGAGCATAAAGCCACCCCCTCCCAAATTACCACAACAGGGATCACTGACGGCTAAGGCATATCCCACCGCCACCGCAGCATCAACCGCATTTCCTCCTTGTTGTAAAATTTGTAGCCCAATTTTTGACGCTTCATGTTGAGTGGTGACAACCATTCCATTTTTACCCGTAATGTTGGGAGTTGAAGCTAAAGATTGACTATCGCATAAATGGGAGGGAAAAAATTGACAAGCTATCGCATTTTGAAGATGATAAAAATAAGTGAGAGGTCGATAAATATTTTTAGAACGCAAAATGTCTAATCCGATTATTCCACCTGAAATAATAAAAATTGTTGCACTAAGTTTAACGACTTTATTGAAAATCTGTTGAATATTCATGACTATCCCACTATAAACGGTGGGCACATAAGCCCACCAAAATATGAATTGATGATACCTCGTCGTTAACGACGAGTTTTAAAGATAAAGGTTAAAAAGTCGAGCCATTCCAGCCCCACATAGCTCCCTGTGCATCAGCAAACTCGATATAGGTGCGATTTTTAGGAACTCCTAATTTTCCTTCTATTTCCTGACAAAAATCCTGACTCATGGCTTTGGTTTGTTCGGGTTTCATTTTACCTATACTTTTGATTTCCACATAACAAACTGGCTCAAAAGTCCCCGCAAAAGTCATATTAACTCCAGGTTCAAACGCCGTCATCACATAAGATTCGGGTTTTCCTAGATGTTTGGCTAACTTTGATGAAAGAGTTTTGAGTAAGTCTTGAACAACGGTTTTATCCGGCGCAGATAAGGAAGATTGAACTTTAATTAAAGGCATAACTGTTTATTCCTCATTCACAACGATTATGGGACATTTTGAATTGATTTTAGCCTCCATATTGCCAACCTGTGCTTTCTAGGGATAGAGATTTTCCCTCACGATGAATACCCGCACTGATGACTTCTGCGACATAAACAGTATGATCGCCTTTTTCCACTGATTCCACAACCTTACATTCTATATATCCGAGAGAATCTTTGATGATAGGACAGCCAGTTTCCTCTCCTTCATAAAATTCTACATCCTCAAACTTATTTCCCACTCGGCTTTTAGGCTTAAAAAACTTGGAGGCTAAGTCTTTTTGTCCTTCTTCTAAAAAGGAAATAGAAAATACTTGACTTTTTTTGAGCATCTCATGAGAAATAGAATCCCGTCGCACACAATTGACAATTAAGGGAGGTTCAAAAGATGCTTGCATTACCCAACTAACGGTAAATCCGTTTAATTCTTCCCCATCTTTAACACCGCAAATATACAATCCGTGGGGGATTTTTCGTAACATGGTTTTTTTGGCTTGTTCGTCTAACATCGCCATACCCTCCTAAATGTGTCAATCTTCAGCTATTGTTTACCTCATCTTGACACAATTTATCCCCTTTTTCACTGAGAGTCGGATTACACTGCCGTATTATTGACGCATATGACGCAAAGCCTCTTTAGCCCGTTTAATAACTCCTTTTGGTTGAAAATTCTGTTTATAGCGTTTAAATTCTCCAGCATCTAACCAAACTCCATGACATTTAGTACATTTTTCATACCAAATTGTATATAAATCAATGTCTAACATTCGGAGCATTTTCCCTCTACATCGAGGACATTTAATGTCTTTAGAAAGTCGATCAAAGCGGCTGTTTTCTTCTGGATTACCTAAATCTAATATTTCAGAACCCTGAATAGATTTGAGTTGTTCAGCTTCAAGGGAGTCAAACCACAATCCGGCGCATTGACAACAGCGTTCAATTTCTATATCGTCAAATTGGAGTGTCTCTAATTTGCTGCCGCATTTGGGACAGGTTGTTGGTTTCATGATTTATACCTG belongs to Gloeothece citriformis PCC 7424 and includes:
- the ggt gene encoding gamma-glutamyltransferase; the encoded protein is MNIQQIFNKVVKLSATIFIISGGIIGLDILRSKNIYRPLTYFYHLQNAIACQFFPSHLCDSQSLASTPNITGKNGMVVTTQHEASKIGLQILQQGGNAVDAAVAVGYALAVSDPCCGNLGGGGFMLIRLADGKETFINFREKAPLAATATLYLNEQGEAISDLSRNGYLAVGVPGTVKGLDYALSKYGTLSRKKVIEPAIKLAEEGFILKQGDIKILEDGQKKLTQSNVAAIFLKEGKKPYQVGDRLIQKGLAKTLKLIANEGEKAFYQGAIAAAIVKGSQENGGILTLEDFANYTVEEQQPIYCQYRGYNVITAPPPGGGTTVCLMLNILEGYNLRELGWDSAKSLHWMLSAMLFAYADRNTYLGDPRFVNIPVERLLSRSYADEIRRQIPPDKAVSPEKLYQNILKEGTNTTHYSVTDKYGNAVAVTYTINSYFGAGVMAENTGFLLNNEMDDFTSKPGVPNQFGLVQGKANIIEPGKRPLSSMSPTIVTQNDKLFLVTGSPGGSTIPTTVLQVITNMIDYQMDVNQAVNSPRFHYQGLPNFVLSEPNRFSSDEVEKLEKKGYNIRVFRTWGAAESINFDQKTGIFQGANDARKSAGEAVGY
- a CDS encoding zf-TFIIB domain-containing protein; protein product: MKPTTCPKCGSKLETLQFDDIEIERCCQCAGLWFDSLEAEQLKSIQGSEILDLGNPEENSRFDRLSKDIKCPRCRGKMLRMLDIDLYTIWYEKCTKCHGVWLDAGEFKRYKQNFQPKGVIKRAKEALRHMRQ
- a CDS encoding flavin reductase family protein; the encoded protein is MLDEQAKKTMLRKIPHGLYICGVKDGEELNGFTVSWVMQASFEPPLIVNCVRRDSISHEMLKKSQVFSISFLEEGQKDLASKFFKPKSRVGNKFEDVEFYEGEETGCPIIKDSLGYIECKVVESVEKGDHTVYVAEVISAGIHREGKSLSLESTGWQYGG
- a CDS encoding phenylpyruvate tautomerase MIF-related protein; its protein translation is MPLIKVQSSLSAPDKTVVQDLLKTLSSKLAKHLGKPESYVMTAFEPGVNMTFAGTFEPVCYVEIKSIGKMKPEQTKAMSQDFCQEIEGKLGVPKNRTYIEFADAQGAMWGWNGSTF